One region of Armigeres subalbatus isolate Guangzhou_Male chromosome 3, GZ_Asu_2, whole genome shotgun sequence genomic DNA includes:
- the LOC134222482 gene encoding uncharacterized protein K02A2.6-like: MSQPEPFDDENEAFIKTLVATSVPKAVTSQEIEEHVEKDMALKDLVAALEGGQWTEAVKSFKPFESELYRSGNLLMRSQRIIVPESLRSRILQLAHESHPGIISMKRRLRQKVWWPGMDKQVEKIVKSCKSCTIVSALDPPEPLRSTCMPERPWVDLAADFVGPLPSGDNLLVIVDYFSRFIEVIVLKEITAATTVKAFHETFCRFGMPETLKTDNGPQFRSGEFKSFCQEYGIEVRKSTPYWPQANGEVERVNGMIKKHLRISQVEDTDWKWDLRMCVLMYNSTPHSTTGVAPSVLMFGRILKDKLPSVPLKPNRMVEEIRDKDTEQKHKSAEYANLRRRARTSNVLVGDTVVVKRPTKENKLTSNFSPEEWVVIEKNGSQVTLRSKVSDSIIHRNASHVKRLTPNVQGDGQRSSEDEVSDLDLATDQSDERTNDHSCDPAIPIMNQTRPQRQKKQPVYLSDFQINNVR; this comes from the coding sequence ATGTCTCAACCAGAACCGTTTGATGACGAAAATGAAGCTTTCATAAAAACTCTTGTGGCAACTTCCGTGCCCAAGGCAGTCACTTCACAGGAAATAGAGGAACATGTTGAAAAAGACATGGCTCTTAAGGATCTTGTTGCAGCTCTGGAAGGCGGTCAATGGACTGAGGCTGTCAAGAGTTTCAAACCATTCGAATCCGAACTATACCGATCAGGAAACCTGCTCATGAGAAGCCAACGTATAATTGTACCAGAGTCTCTGCGGTCTCGAATTCTCCAACTGGCTCATGAGTCACACCCGGGAATAATATCTATGAAACGGAGGCTGCGTCAAAAAGTGTGGTGGCCCGGGATGGACAAACAGGTGGAGAAAATAGTGAAAAGCTGCAAATCATGCACGATTGTGTCTGCGCTCGACCCTCCGGAACCCTTGCGATCTACGTGTATGCCGGAAAGACCTTGGGTAGATTTAGCAGCGGATTTCGTCGGGCCATTACCGTCTGGAGATAATCTTTTGGTTATCGTTGATTATTTCAGCAGGTTTATAGAGGTGATAGTCCTGAAAGAAATCACTGCGGCAACGACGGTCAAAGCCTTCCACGAGACGTTTTGCCGGTTTGGGATGCCAGAGACCCTTAAAACCGACAACGGTCCACAATTTAGAAGCGGGGAATTCAAAAGCTTCTGTCAGGAGTACGGTATCGAAGTTCGTAAAAGTACTCCTTATTGGCCACAAGCGAATGGGGAGGTTGAGCGTGTAAATGGCATGATAAAGAAACATCTGCGAATAAGTCAGGTAGAAGATACGGATTGGAAGTGGGACCTTCGGATGTGCGTACTAATGTACAATTCAACTCCTCATTCCACCACAGGCGTCGCACCATCTGTATTAATGTTTGGGAGAATATTAAAAGACAAGCTTCCGTCTGTTCCACTCAAACCTAACAGAATGGTAGAAGAGATAAGAGACAAAGATACAGAGCAAAAGCACAAAAGCGCAGAATACGCCAATCTACGACGACGTGCAAGAACAAGTAACGTGCTAGTGGGTGATACAGTTGTGGTAAAGAGACCCACCAAGGAGAACAAGCTGACCTCGAACTTCAGTCCAGAAGAGTGGGTGGTTATCGAGAAAAACGGTTCACAGGTAACACTTCGTTCAAAAGTCTCTGATAGTATTATCCACAGAAACGCATCTCATGTCAAGCGACTTACACCAAATGTCCAAGGGGATGGGCAGAGGTCTTCAGAGGATGAAGTTTCGGACCTGGACCTGGCGACTGACCAAAGTGACGAGCGGACAAACGACCACAGCTGTGATCCAGCCATTCCGATAATGAACCAGACACGACCGCAAAGACAGAAGAAGCAACCAGTGtatttaagtgattttcagATAAACAATGTTCGTTAG